Proteins from one Porites lutea chromosome 3, jaPorLute2.1, whole genome shotgun sequence genomic window:
- the LOC140931449 gene encoding HSPB1-associated protein 1-like produces MMSFNLIIQRNNHIMTSSNMADERDLDVNKAKLREVERTSLASDYDPEKLRINLLNRTKPVVFHGAASLWPCSRWSPEFLASELGDLRTKFRFCVREKSSSNENGFKRAIMETECEFEEATFQEFVQWVNGFSEKSGLLSRFQRNSYWCYADYKYMAELFRDFPHLCRSVKWDSFGFPQRSGDESTIWIGSAEASTPCHVDTYGCNLVAQIYGQKKWTLFPPEETPKLYPTRIPYEESSVFSQVNIDNSDLSRFPAFASAVRYEVTLDPGDVLFVPKKWWHYVQSLDTSISINTWIELESDHIERVREAIIRTLVCALKNEEGADESVWVNPSEDIGTYRQNMEYLHQAMSAVKQREHENAERTAKNIKEPLCNLEEAQQRVLNEYKDELCTDDLINCITTPDVVDLLMEKLLGKFRISQMCSLPLKSSPGDEKVCSMDKIPFSTISSEGGDLHKTSVGQEVEKHLPCKRKCIDK; encoded by the exons ATGATGAGTTTTAATCTAATAATTCAG CGGAATAACCATATCATGACatcatccaacatggcggacgaacGTGATTTGGATGTAAACAAAGCCAAACTCCGAGAAGTAGAGAGAACTTCACTGGCTTCCGATTATGACCCTGAAAAGCTACGAATTAATCTTCTAAACCGTACTAAGCCTGTGGTTTTTCATGGAGCAGCTTCGCTATGGCCCTGTTCTCGATGGAGCCCGGAATTTTTGGCGTCCGAACTTGGTGACCTTAGAACAAAGTTTCGTTTTTGTGTTCGTGAGAAGTCGTCCTCAAATGAAAATGGTTTTAAAAGAGCAATTATGGAAACAGAATGCGAATTCGAGGAGGCGACCttccaagaatttgttcaaTGGGTGAATGGCTTCTCAGAAAAATCGGGACTTTTGTCGCGTTTCCAAAG AAACAGCTACTGGTGCTATGCAGACTACAAATACATGGCAGAATTGTTCAGAGACTTTCCACACCTTTGTCGATCAGTCAAATGGGACAGTTTTGGATTTCCACAAAGAAGTGGTGATGAATCAACAATTTGGATTGGGAGTGCTGAAGCATCAACACCTTGCCATGTTGATACCTATGGTTGTAATTTAGTGGCTCAGATTTATGGACAAAAGAAATGGACTCTGTTTCCACCTGAAGAAACACCAAAGTTATATCCAACAAGAATACCTTATGAAGAGTCCAGTGTATTTAGTCAAGTTAATATTGATAATTCAGACCTTAGTAGATTCCCTGCATTTGCAAGTGCTGTTCGATAtgag GTGACCCTTGATCCAGGTGATGTTCTGTTTGTTCCTAAGAAATGGTGGCATTACGTGCAGTCATTAGACACCTCCATTAGCATCAATACATGGATTGAACTG GAAAGTGACCACATTGAAAGAGTCAGAGAGGCAATTATCAGGACTTTG GTGTGTGCCTTAAAAAATGAGGAAGGAGCTGATGAATCAGTGTGGGTCAATCCCTCTGAG GACATAGGAACATATAGACAGAACATGGAATACTTACATCAAGCAATGAGTGCTGTCAAACAAAGGGAACATGAGAATGCAGAGAGGACCGCAAAAAACATCAAGGAACCACTTTGTAACCTAGAAGAAGCACAACAGCGAGTCCTTAATGAATACAAAGATGAACTATGCACTGATGATCTTATAAACTGCATAACAACTCCTGATGTTGTTGATCTTCTGATGGAAAAATTACTAGGGAAATTTAGGATTTCTCAAATGTGTAGCTTACCTTTGAAATCCTCTCCAGGTGATGAGAAGGTTTGCTCTATGGACAAAATACCATTTTCAACAATTTCTAGTGAAGGAGGTGATCTTCACAAGACATCAGTGGGACAGGAAGTTGAAAAGCACCTGCCATGTAAACGGAAGTGTATAGACAAGTAA